AATCGGTGGTGGCCATAGAGCATCATTGGGAGGGTTTACAGGTAACTCCTGTGCACTTGCAACAATTCTTAATGGTATTTTTGCAGGTCTTCTTTTTAAATTTAAAAAAAGAGAAGTATTCTCTCCTCTTTATGGATTTTTATTTGCAATAGTTGCTGAGTCTTTTCATTTGTTGCTTGTGCTTTTAATTTCTCCACCATTTGACAAAGCGTTAACCCTTATAAAAGCAGTTGCAGGGCCTATGATTACTTCAAATGCTGTTGGAGTTGGCCTATTTTTGCTTGTAATACAGGTATCTTTAAGAGAAAGGGAAATTGTTTCTGCAATCACAGCAGAAAAGGTTTTGACTATTGCTCAAAATACGATGCCAATTTTAAGTAAGGGACTAAACAGAGAAACTGCAGATATCACCGCAAGAATGATACTTGCAAATACAAATTTAGATGCAGTTGGAATTACTGATACTGAAAAAATTCTTGCGTTTAGAGGCCTTGGGGAAGATCATCATAAACCTCTGCTTCCTTTTAGAACTACTGCTACTGCATATGCCATCAAAACTGGGAATATCGTGTTTTTAAGTAATAGAATGGAAATTGGATGTAGCGAAAAGAAGTGTCCGTTGGGTTCTGGTATTGTTGTTCCACTTAAAAATTCTGAAGGGGAAGTTTTTGGAACGCTTAAACTTTACAGGAAAGAGGAGAAAGCACTTACTTTTTTTGATGAAGAAATGGCAAAGGGCCTTGCTAATATACTATCTTTACAGGTTGAATTAAACAGACTTGAAACAGAAAAGAGAATGAAGACCCTTTTCCAACTTAAGGCACTTCAGGCACGGATAAACCCTCATTTTTTGTTTAATACTTTGAATACTATTAGTTATGTTGTAAGGATAGATCCTAGCAAAGGAAGGGAATTAATAAACAAACTTGCTTTCATTTTACGGAGTATTATTGAAAAAGAAGATTCTCTATCAACTCTTTCAAGTGAAATTGAACTTGTGAAATCTTATCTTGAAATTGAGAAAGAGCGTTTTAAAGATAGACTCACTTATGAGTTTAATATAGACAATAATTTGTTAAGTTTAAGCGTCCCCTCATTGGTTCTTCAGCCTATAGTTGAAAATGCTGTTAAACACGGTTTTTCATTAACAAAAAGATCAATTGATATTAAAATTATCGCTTATAGAAGGGGCAATTACGGATATATTACAATAGAAGATAATGGGAAGGGAATTAGTAACGATGTGTTAAATGGTATTTTAGAGAGAAGAAGTGAGTCAATAGGACTTGGAAATGTCTTTGAGAGAATAAAAAATCTTTACGGGAACAAGGGCATTTTTAAGATAAAAAGTAATGTTAATGCTGGCACGAAAGTCATTATAGGGATTCCTATGGAGGGGGTTTCAAAGTGGATATTAGAGCAATTATCGTTGACGATGAGGAACCTGCAAGAGAAGAGATAAAAAATGCACTTCAACATTTCCCAGAAATTAAAGTAATAGGTGTGTTTGATGATGTAATTAATGCTTTTAATTTTATTTCCAACAACGTTGTTGATGTAATCTTTTTAGACATAAACATGCCAGGGATCTCTGGGATAAAGTTTGTATCCCAATCTAAAGAAATCGAGAATTTTCCTTATGTGGTTTTTGTTACTGCCTATGCGGAGTATGCAGTCGATGCTTTTGAAATAGGTGCCTTGGATTACATACTTAAGCCTGTTGATGAGGCTAGACTTGCAAAAACTGTAATTAAACTTAGAGGTTTTTTAAACAGTAGAACAACTACTAGGGAAAACTTTATTATTGGTGTATCAAACGGCGAGTTGATACCTGTAAAACTTAAAGATATTGATTACTTTTTTGTTGAAAAGAATAAACTCTTTTTTAAAAAAGGTAAAGATGTTTTTTACGTTAAAGGGATAAGTCTACAAGAAGTAGAAGATAGGTTAAAGGATTTTGGTTTCTTTAGGATAAATAAGGAGTATGTAATAAATCTGTCTAAGATATCTAAAGTGATTCCATGGTTTAAGGGTAAATACATTATTGAGATACAAAATGGTGATAAATTGCCGCTTTCTCCCCATAGACAGAAGTATTTTAGAGACATTTTAAAATTTTGAAACTTTTATAAGTAGATTTTTTACTTTTATTAAATGAATTTTAACTTTAATTGAAAATTTGTTGACATTTGTTTTTTAGGTGTTATACTAATTGTTGGGTAAGGGCCTCAATGAGTGAATTTAAAAAATTAAATTCAAAGGAGGTGCATTTATGACATTGCTCATTGCATTGGTCGGAGCAATTTTTTATGTTTTCTTCTACTTTACTTATGGAAAGAATTTGGAGAAAAGTGTTGTAAGAGCTGATAAAGATAGAGAAACTCCTGCAGTAAGATTAAGAGACAACGTAGATTTTGTTCCTGCAAATAAATTTGTCTTATTTGGGCACCATTTTGCATCAATTGCTGGTGCGGGTCCAATTGTTGGTCCAGCAATTGCAGTCGTTTGGGGTTGGCTTCCTGCCTTGTTGTGGGTGTGGTTTGGTAATCTTTTAATTGGCTCTGTTCATGATTATCTTTCCCTTATGGCATCGGTAAGATACGATGGAAAATCGATCCAGTGGGTTGCAGGAGAACTCATGGGCGAAGGTGTGAAATATACCTTTGAGTTGTATGTTTACTTTGCAATGATTCTTGTTATTGCAGCCTTTATGGGTGTATTTGGGCCTCTTGCAAGTAGCACTCCAGAGATCTTTACAACATCAGTTCTATTTTTGGTTGCGGCTATAATTGAAGGTCTATTACTCTATAAAACAAAACTTCCATTTAGTGTTTCAACAATTATAGGCATTGTAATGACTTTGCTTTCTATTGTATTAGGCTTCGTATACCCATGGAAGCTTAGCCTTGATGCTCTTTACTGGTTACAGCTCATTTACATCATCTTTGCGGCCGCACTCCCTGTATGGATACTTCTTCAACCAAGAGATTACTTAAATTCATTTATTCTTTGGGGTGGAGTAATCTTGGGTGCAATTGCAGCAGTTATTGTGTTTAAGCCATTTAACTGGCCAGTATTTACGAGTTTTTCAGCAAATGTAGTTTCTCCAAAAGTGCCCTCACCTTTCTGGCCAACGGTGCCACTTGTTATTGCATGCGGTGCTCTTTCAGGATTTCACTCAATTGTTGGTTCTGGAACAAGTTCAAAGCAGCTTGATAACGAACTTTCTGGTTTGTTTGTTGGATATGGCGGCATGTTCATGGAAGGTATGCTTTCTACAATAGTTATTACTTCTATTGCTGCTTTTGGTATGGGAGTTATAAATGGTTTTGCTGATGCAATTAAGACTGCTAATGCAAATTTTGATCCAGCTCAGTTAACAAATCCATCCTATATGGCTCAATTTGGTAATGCTATCATTAACCTAAAAACGGCAGATGGTAAAGCAATAGTGGGTGGCCCAGGAGGACTATTTACAAAATCGTTTGGACAACTTCTTTATAATGCGTTACGTATCCCCGTAAAGATTGGCACAATCTTTGGAGGGCTTTGGCTTTCTGCGTTTGTTTTAACAACTCTTGACACAACAAATAGACTTGCAAGGTACGCCTTCCAGGAACTCGTTGAACCAGTTAAAAAAGCATCAGTTGGCCTTTATGAGTTTTTGCACAATAGATGGGTTGGCTCTATTATCGCAGCAGCCTTAGGATTTTTCTTAATTAAATACGGTGGTAATGCTTATACTGCTCTTTGGGCAGGCTTTGCAGGAACTAACCAACTTTTAGCCTCAATTGCAATGCTTACTGCAGCAAACTGGGTGAAGAGAGTTCAAAAAGCTTCTGCTGGGACGTTAGCGCTCGTCCTTATTCCTGCACTTTTCCTCTGGATTACAGTGTTCATAGCCTTGATATGGTACCTATTTAAAGTAGTTCCTACCTATCCAGGAGCTATAGCAGTGATTTTGGGTATATTTGTTGTGGTAATGCTTATCCTTGACATCATTCTTGTTGTTAACTTCTTTGCAACCTACAATAAGGAGTATAAGCCTGCTAAAAAGGCTGCATAAAATGAAAAAATTCTTTGAGGCCCTTAAAAAGTTTCTTATAACTGTAGAAAAAGGTATGAGGGAGACTTCGGTCTCCCTCATTGAGCATGAATTAATGGAAGACGAAAATGTGTTTGCTTTAGTCACGATGAGTATGTTCACTGGTTTACCATCTCCTCCAACTGGTGTAATATTAAGAATTCTTCCTTATATGGAAAGAGAAGTGCAAATCATGACAAAGAGAAGTGCTGAGCTTGACGATGTTTTTGCTCAGACACTCTCCCATTTTGATATTGATTGAGGTAAGGATATGCAAACTTATTTTTTTATAGGAAAAGGTGGAGTTGGAAAGACAACAATATCGGCTTCTTATGCAGTGGGTCTTGCTGATGAGGGCTATAAAACTCTTATTATTTCAATTGATCCTGCACACAACTTAGGAGATGCGCTTAACAAAGATGTATTTGGTAAGCTTGTAAATGTAGATAAAAACCTTGATGCAACAGAAGTTGATATTGATAAAATGATTGTTAACTATCTTGATGAGATGTCCAAAAAAATGAAAAATACTTACAAGTACCTTTCGGTTTTGAATATTGATAGATATTTTGACATATTGAGAAATTCCCCTGGTATAGAAGAATACGTAACTCTTGAAGCTATTAAAAGATTCATTAATACTAATTATTCTTGTATTGTGTTTGATACGCCACCAACAGGTATCACATTACGTGTTTTTGCAATGCCTAGGATCTCTACTGTTTGGACTAATAGCCTTATCAATATGAGGAGAAGAATTCTTTCAAGAAGAGCAATGGTTGAGAACATAAAAGGACCAATAGAAGATGAAATTAACGGAGAAATAGTAAAAATAGCTTCAAAAGAAAGTGAAGACCCTGTGATGCAGGAACTTTTTGCCTATAAAAAAGATATGGTAAATTTGATGGAGATGTTTTCTTCTTCTGATAATTTTGTAAGCGTAGTTACAATGGCAGAAGAACTTGCTTTTGCCGAGAGTAAAAGAATAAGAGATTCTCTAAGAGAAAATAACATTAAACTAAGGAGAATTTATTTGAATAAGTATCTGTATATTGAAAATCCACCTGAACAACTTTTTGGGAAAATTGGTGAGCAAAAAAGAGTTGTAGAAAAAATGAAAAGTGAATTTACAGAAATTGAGGTAAAAGAGGTGCCTTTACTAAGCGAATCCCCCAGAGGGGTGAAGCAGTTAAAAGAAATTTACAAAAAATACATTTTATAAGAAAAACATTGGAGGAAAAGATGCAAGTTAGTACAAACCTAGTATTGATACTTCTCCTTCTTGGTGGTATTGCTTCCCTTCAATTTTTTAAAGGAAGAAAACTTAACGCAAGTATTATGATTCATTATATTAGAAAATTTGAGGAAACCTTAAAATTGAAAGATAAAATATATACGTATCTCGGAGGTTCCATTGGGTTTAAAGCAAAGTACGATTTAAATGATAAAAATTTTAAAGATATTGACCTTGTTCTCACATTACTTCCTCGTCAAAGTTTATTTTGGCTTCCATTTTCTTACCCTATTAAAAGAGGAGATAGGCTTTACGTTAAATTCTATCCAAAATTCCATATAAGAAGAGATGTGCATATTGTTCAAAACTTTTATTATCTTTTTGGGCCTGATATAAAAGAAAGAGATGTTTTGAAAAAAGAGAAGGCAAGCATAGGAAAATATAACAATTTTTATACGCTTTACGAAAACAAAGAAGATTTTGACAGAATAAAAAGAGTTGTTGAGATGACTTTTACCGACCCGAGAAGGGTAAGGCATATTGCTCTCAATAAAGAAACAAACTCTGTATTTTTACTTATAAAGCCGGATTTGCAGGAAACCCCAAAAGAGTTGAGCAAGCTATTAAACAATTTACCAAAGGTTTTTGAGGATTGGGCATATTTTAAAGATTAGTTAGCATCTCTATCTTTCTACTTCTTCAACATCTCTATACCAAGGGATTGTTGTTCCCTTCTTTTCTCTATTTATAAAATTTCTTGTTTTTGGAGTTCTATCAATTACTTCTTTTAACTTTTTTATTTTCCCGTTTAGTGTATCAATTTGTTCTTGTGATAATTTACCTAAGGATTTGAAATCAAGAGCAATTTCTTCTACTTTTTTTAGGTTGTTCATTGCATCGTAATAAAAACCCCAGTCATCTGAAAGTATTTTAGCAATGTAAGAAGCATCTATTGTTTGCTTATCTTGTATTGTATCAACGTTATGGTAAAGGAAGAGCACTATAAGGTCTATTAGGTCTTTTTTATTTATTTTATGTATCTGCAACTTTTCAAGCATGATATCTGCAAGGGTAATGGTAGGAAAATCAATTTCAAGGCGTCCTCTATTTGGGGCATTTCCAAACTCTACATTATGAGAGAATTCTAAACGGTCATAAAAAATATCAACTGAGAATAGTCCTTCAGGATGCTCAAAAATGTTTCTTTTGAAAGCAAAAAGGGTATTTATGTATAAATTTGGTTTAAATTTCAAAGTGTTTTCGAAAAATTTTTTTACAAGGGGTTGCTGTTTTGAATACGCAACAAGATCTAAATCGGTGAATAGGGGTTTGTCCCCTCCAAGTCTTTCAAGAGTATAGAAAAGTTTCCTTATTTCTTCATCTTCTGTATGGATGTAAACTGCTAACGCACCTAAAATTCTTAAAATTACTCCGTTTTCTTTTGCTTTTGTGATTATCTCTACTGCAAAGTTAACAAAATCATTTTCACTCATTTTAACAAATTTTTCTGCCATTTTGTCTCCTATCCTTGTATTTTAAAGTAATTTTCTACTTGAGTTTTTGATATTTCAATGATGTATCCTCTTAAAAGTCCCTCACCATATTCTGAACCTGGGTTTAAACAAAGGGTTTTTCCAATTTTTTCAAATCCAGAAGATTCGTGTATGTGTCCGTGCAAGCCAAGAACAGGTTGGTATTTTTCAATAGCACTTCTTACACCTTTGGAGCCTACATGGACAAATTTAACACCATCTAAACCACCTACTAACCTGAGGTTTTTATCAAGTTTTGGTGCTAGATCAATTGATGTGTTGAATGGAGGTGCATGGAAGTTAAAAATTGCATTTCCTGGATCTTTAAGTTGTGAAATTTTGTCTTCGATCATTTTTAGTATAACTCTATCGTCTTTTTCTCTTGGAGTATCCCATGGGGTGGGGTTAACGTATTCAAAGCTCACAACTTCATGCCCTTCTATCTCAAGAATTTTATCAAGCGGATAAATAATTCCAAGGCTTTCAAATTCTTTTATTACAGGGTCTATAACAAACTCATCGTCGTTACCTGGCATTACGATTGTCATTATTTTCTTCGTATCTACCTTTTCAACTAAGAGTTCAAGCCAGTTTCTAATTCTTTTTACCATTTCATTTTCCATGATTTTCTTAACTTCGTCTGGGCTATCTTTTAGATTCTGTAGTTCATCTTTTTTAACTCTTACATAGTATGCACCGGCATTTGAGAGTTTTTCTTCAAAGTCTTTAATTTCATCTTCTGTTTTAAGCATCCAAGTTCTCCCAAAATAACTTGCTTTGAAACTTTTATCATCCTGTTCAATAAGTGGGACAAGCACTTTTCCCGTTAAATCACCTGATAGTATTAAAACATCAGCATTGTATATTGAAACAGCTGAAATCCATTTTCTCCAAACGGTTGTTGCGCCGTGGACATCAACAGAAAAAAATATTTTCATTTTTTCCTCCTATACAAATCTTAGAGGGCCAGAAAATTAGTAGCCCTCTAAGTAGCTTTGCATTTATTTATGCGGGTGGAATTTCCTTAAATATCTTGTTGGGGTCAACGCCTTCTTCTCTATTTTTCCACCACATGAACAAGACAAATAAAAGTCCAACAAGAATAAGAAGTGTTGTAAGAACCATCGCTAAAATGTTTTGCTCTGTTGTTACGTTAAGCATCATCCACCAGCCGATTGCAAAGGTAATTGCACCAAGAATTGAAATAACAGGTATCTTTCCCAATTTATATTGGAAGATTGATTTTTCATATAGATCAGGACGAGCAAATGGTAAAAACATTGCTGCAAGTCCTAATGGCCAAATGAATAAGAGGCAAGTGAAATCTTCTAAAGCAAGCATAGCAGAAGAAAGGCCAACTCCTAATGAGTCTCCTAAGCCAATAAAAACACCAATGATTGCAACTATACCAACTAAATGGTTTGCCCATGTTGGAGAACCAAGTGGTCCTATTTCTGTTAGTTTCAATGGAAGCATCCTATCAAATGCCATTGCAAATATACCTCTTACTGCAGCCATCCAGATAATCATCGAAGTGTTAATATACCATAGGAAATACCCAATACCGAGAATAATCGAAAATGCAGTATTTTTACCGATGATTGCTGCATAGAATGGAATTGAAGGTGCAGGTGGAGTTGTCCCAAGGGCAGCCTTTAATTCATCAAAATGGTTGTAGTAAAGCCAACTATACTCTGTAATAAAATCATAGCCAAAAGACCTATAGACTGCAACAGCATTTAGAATGTAAAGTAGCCCAACTGCAAGAAGTCCTAAAATCATTCCTCGCATATATGAGAGCCTTGGTGTTTTAACTTCGGAACCTACATATGAAACCGCCTCAACTGCAGTGTATGCCCACAGAACTGAAAGAAGCATACCCTGCATTGCCTGTCCCGGCGATAGAAATGAGTCTTTTATATTAAGTTTTGTTGCAAGTTCATGCACCGATTGGTAAGCATTTGCCCCAAAAATTACGTTAAAAGATGAATCACCGCTTTTAATAAAGAATATCACGATTGCAATACCCGTTATTACAAGAGGGATGTAGATAATGAGTCTTAATACCCATTTTAGTTTGTCGATACCAAGTAATTCTACAATCCACATTAAGATTGTAATTGCAAGAGCAATCCATAATCTTGTCATTGGGTCTGCAAGTCCTTCACCGAGTGTAATAAGAGATGCATTTTTAGAGACAATTCCTGCAATTTGGATGGATGAAGCAAGAGGAATAAGACCTAGATAGTTTAAAAATCCTACAGCAAGCGCTGCACCACCACCCATAACATAAGACCAATTTGGGATAAAACCAAGAAGAGGATGTAAAACCCTTGAAATTACAACATAAAGAGAACCACTTCTTGGAAAAGATGCAGAAAGAATTGCAAGAATGACTACAGGGGGAAGCCAAACTAAAAGCCCAACTAAGAATGCAAGCGTCATGTTACCGCCAGGGTAAAGCCCTGGAACTTTCACTGTGTAGTAAGTCATCCCTGATGCGGCAGGTCCTGCAATAGTAAAGAGTAGGACATCCCACCAGTTTAACTCTCTTACTAATCCAGAAGC
This DNA window, taken from Caldisericaceae bacterium, encodes the following:
- a CDS encoding carbon starvation protein A, which gives rise to MTLLIALVGAIFYVFFYFTYGKNLEKSVVRADKDRETPAVRLRDNVDFVPANKFVLFGHHFASIAGAGPIVGPAIAVVWGWLPALLWVWFGNLLIGSVHDYLSLMASVRYDGKSIQWVAGELMGEGVKYTFELYVYFAMILVIAAFMGVFGPLASSTPEIFTTSVLFLVAAIIEGLLLYKTKLPFSVSTIIGIVMTLLSIVLGFVYPWKLSLDALYWLQLIYIIFAAALPVWILLQPRDYLNSFILWGGVILGAIAAVIVFKPFNWPVFTSFSANVVSPKVPSPFWPTVPLVIACGALSGFHSIVGSGTSSKQLDNELSGLFVGYGGMFMEGMLSTIVITSIAAFGMGVINGFADAIKTANANFDPAQLTNPSYMAQFGNAIINLKTADGKAIVGGPGGLFTKSFGQLLYNALRIPVKIGTIFGGLWLSAFVLTTLDTTNRLARYAFQELVEPVKKASVGLYEFLHNRWVGSIIAAALGFFLIKYGGNAYTALWAGFAGTNQLLASIAMLTAANWVKRVQKASAGTLALVLIPALFLWITVFIALIWYLFKVVPTYPGAIAVILGIFVVVMLILDIILVVNFFATYNKEYKPAKKAA
- a CDS encoding phosphoesterase, translating into MKIFFSVDVHGATTVWRKWISAVSIYNADVLILSGDLTGKVLVPLIEQDDKSFKASYFGRTWMLKTEDEIKDFEEKLSNAGAYYVRVKKDELQNLKDSPDEVKKIMENEMVKRIRNWLELLVEKVDTKKIMTIVMPGNDDEFVIDPVIKEFESLGIIYPLDKILEIEGHEVVSFEYVNPTPWDTPREKDDRVILKMIEDKISQLKDPGNAIFNFHAPPFNTSIDLAPKLDKNLRLVGGLDGVKFVHVGSKGVRSAIEKYQPVLGLHGHIHESSGFEKIGKTLCLNPGSEYGEGLLRGYIIEISKTQVENYFKIQG
- a CDS encoding LytTR family DNA-binding domain-containing protein; the encoded protein is MDIRAIIVDDEEPAREEIKNALQHFPEIKVIGVFDDVINAFNFISNNVVDVIFLDINMPGISGIKFVSQSKEIENFPYVVFVTAYAEYAVDAFEIGALDYILKPVDEARLAKTVIKLRGFLNSRTTTRENFIIGVSNGELIPVKLKDIDYFFVEKNKLFFKKGKDVFYVKGISLQEVEDRLKDFGFFRINKEYVINLSKISKVIPWFKGKYIIEIQNGDKLPLSPHRQKYFRDILKF
- a CDS encoding ArsA family ATPase, which gives rise to MQTYFFIGKGGVGKTTISASYAVGLADEGYKTLIISIDPAHNLGDALNKDVFGKLVNVDKNLDATEVDIDKMIVNYLDEMSKKMKNTYKYLSVLNIDRYFDILRNSPGIEEYVTLEAIKRFINTNYSCIVFDTPPTGITLRVFAMPRISTVWTNSLINMRRRILSRRAMVENIKGPIEDEINGEIVKIASKESEDPVMQELFAYKKDMVNLMEMFSSSDNFVSVVTMAEELAFAESKRIRDSLRENNIKLRRIYLNKYLYIENPPEQLFGKIGEQKRVVEKMKSEFTEIEVKEVPLLSESPRGVKQLKEIYKKYIL
- a CDS encoding histidine kinase is translated as MGNLNFVTNFYLYIWLFQSLTVIITVAFFLTQTSITRFLFNLHESVKKQILLGIFFGLISVLGTLLGIRTHDAIANIRDIGAISGGLFGGPIVGFIAGLIGGGHRASLGGFTGNSCALATILNGIFAGLLFKFKKREVFSPLYGFLFAIVAESFHLLLVLLISPPFDKALTLIKAVAGPMITSNAVGVGLFLLVIQVSLREREIVSAITAEKVLTIAQNTMPILSKGLNRETADITARMILANTNLDAVGITDTEKILAFRGLGEDHHKPLLPFRTTATAYAIKTGNIVFLSNRMEIGCSEKKCPLGSGIVVPLKNSEGEVFGTLKLYRKEEKALTFFDEEMAKGLANILSLQVELNRLETEKRMKTLFQLKALQARINPHFLFNTLNTISYVVRIDPSKGRELINKLAFILRSIIEKEDSLSTLSSEIELVKSYLEIEKERFKDRLTYEFNIDNNLLSLSVPSLVLQPIVENAVKHGFSLTKRSIDIKIIAYRRGNYGYITIEDNGKGISNDVLNGILERRSESIGLGNVFERIKNLYGNKGIFKIKSNVNAGTKVIIGIPMEGVSKWILEQLSLTMRNLQEKR
- a CDS encoding APC family permease — protein: MDEESVIFTRKASGLVRELNWWDVLLFTIAGPAASGMTYYTVKVPGLYPGGNMTLAFLVGLLVWLPPVVILAILSASFPRSGSLYVVISRVLHPLLGFIPNWSYVMGGGAALAVGFLNYLGLIPLASSIQIAGIVSKNASLITLGEGLADPMTRLWIALAITILMWIVELLGIDKLKWVLRLIIYIPLVITGIAIVIFFIKSGDSSFNVIFGANAYQSVHELATKLNIKDSFLSPGQAMQGMLLSVLWAYTAVEAVSYVGSEVKTPRLSYMRGMILGLLAVGLLYILNAVAVYRSFGYDFITEYSWLYYNHFDELKAALGTTPPAPSIPFYAAIIGKNTAFSIILGIGYFLWYINTSMIIWMAAVRGIFAMAFDRMLPLKLTEIGPLGSPTWANHLVGIVAIIGVFIGLGDSLGVGLSSAMLALEDFTCLLFIWPLGLAAMFLPFARPDLYEKSIFQYKLGKIPVISILGAITFAIGWWMMLNVTTEQNILAMVLTTLLILVGLLFVLFMWWKNREEGVDPNKIFKEIPPA